One Tolypothrix bouteillei VB521301 DNA window includes the following coding sequences:
- a CDS encoding GAF domain-containing protein — MDRSRDLKAQEIDVVEAGRIYKSIGAIPAQMLRSKIYRAWERSHLLGANPHALQAEKLSSSDTKHLIAENSNLIQLASPYIRILSQAAGSDRHAVMLGDNQAIVLNVVGDKQTVHGSEAFPGPGSLLSESVAGANGIGTPLVEADYVEIISAEHFIEGFHPFTCQGIPLRNDKQGIIGVLSISMRRADAGQRMKEILLCASHGVEADLLIANLEKDIRRVLESNPDEYQPLEDLRQDIIQAHQAARLKLEVVSRMMALNRLDYAVQLLRQAEQSIQLFRRRAEIWRNLASNEIDRLQPVSITDKISDLIDILSTEAGIRQIEIITDWYEAIAVVAEPKSLLRHLLRYFLQAFDRAGKGGIVNVAVREISNCDLVQVSFTTTSVVNFSSPTPNSQIFYLPITKIIYEQ, encoded by the coding sequence TCGAAAATCTATCGAGCTTGGGAGCGATCGCATTTGCTTGGTGCTAACCCCCACGCGCTGCAAGCAGAAAAACTATCAAGTTCAGATACAAAGCATTTAATAGCGGAAAATAGCAATCTCATTCAACTGGCTAGTCCTTACATCCGCATACTCTCACAGGCTGCAGGTAGCGATCGTCATGCAGTCATGTTGGGTGATAACCAAGCGATCGTTTTGAATGTAGTAGGTGATAAGCAGACCGTACATGGATCGGAAGCTTTCCCCGGACCCGGTTCTTTGCTATCAGAAAGTGTAGCCGGCGCTAACGGTATTGGTACGCCACTAGTAGAAGCAGATTATGTAGAAATTATTAGCGCAGAACATTTTATTGAGGGGTTTCATCCATTCACATGCCAAGGGATTCCTCTACGCAATGACAAACAAGGAATTATCGGAGTGCTAAGTATCTCTATGCGTCGTGCAGATGCTGGACAACGGATGAAAGAGATATTGCTGTGTGCATCTCACGGAGTTGAAGCAGACTTATTGATAGCAAACTTAGAAAAAGATATTCGTCGTGTCTTAGAGTCCAATCCCGATGAATATCAGCCACTAGAAGATTTGCGTCAGGATATCATCCAAGCACATCAAGCAGCACGCTTAAAACTTGAAGTTGTTTCCCGGATGATGGCACTTAACCGCTTGGATTATGCAGTACAATTGCTGCGACAGGCTGAACAATCAATTCAACTATTTCGTCGTCGTGCGGAAATTTGGCGCAATCTAGCATCCAATGAAATTGATAGACTCCAACCTGTGTCCATAACGGATAAGATATCCGATTTAATAGACATTCTCTCAACGGAAGCAGGCATCCGTCAGATAGAAATTATAACTGATTGGTACGAAGCGATCGCAGTAGTTGCCGAGCCTAAAAGCCTTTTACGTCATCTGCTGCGTTATTTTCTCCAAGCCTTCGATCGTGCAGGTAAAGGTGGAATAGTAAACGTAGCAGTCCGTGAAATCTCAAATTGTGACTTAGTACAAGTCAGTTTTACAACGACTTCAGTTGTTAATTTCTCTTCACCAACACCAAACTCACAGATTTTTTATCTACCAATTACAAAAATTATATATGAACAATAA
- a CDS encoding response regulator — protein MNNKSTRKGKVLIADDDDDSRAMLAFLLEDEGWEVKEAKNGKEAIEKAIKEQPDLLILDNRMPEFTGDEVYKQLQREGIKLTVILATAYGYLEELALSLGISHFISKPYDIPKLLKVIESACDSSLVENE, from the coding sequence ATGAACAATAAGAGTACCAGAAAGGGCAAAGTACTGATTGCAGATGATGACGACGATAGTAGAGCTATGCTCGCGTTTCTCCTTGAGGACGAAGGTTGGGAGGTAAAAGAAGCGAAGAATGGCAAAGAAGCTATAGAAAAAGCAATTAAGGAGCAACCAGATTTATTGATATTAGATAATAGGATGCCAGAATTCACAGGAGATGAAGTGTATAAACAACTCCAGCGAGAAGGTATTAAGCTAACAGTGATATTAGCGACAGCCTACGGCTATTTGGAAGAGCTAGCCTTATCTTTGGGAATTTCTCATTTTATTTCTAAACCATATGACATTCCTAAGTTATTAAAAGTCATAGAATCTGCTTGCGACAGTTCACTAGTGGAGAATGAATAG
- a CDS encoding DUF4126 domain-containing protein, with protein sequence MIDILAALSASAAAGIRIALPLLFIGILQGSNLWSHVPILSQVSTPFLLFSLTSWSVVEVFASKKLLGQRVLQVFHLLLAPVVGAIMGLAVANATATPNWLIALIGGSLAFVLQLVQIGWFYRLKGIPLWAVFIQDALCIALVFFALDAPTHGGLIALILLWFAVHSAKIWYRWYRKRYHER encoded by the coding sequence ATGATTGACATCCTAGCCGCACTCTCTGCATCTGCGGCGGCAGGAATTAGAATAGCCCTGCCACTGCTTTTTATTGGAATACTTCAAGGTAGCAATCTTTGGTCACACGTGCCAATCTTATCCCAGGTTTCCACACCTTTCTTGCTGTTCTCGCTGACAAGTTGGTCAGTCGTTGAGGTATTTGCCTCAAAAAAACTATTAGGGCAGCGAGTACTACAAGTGTTTCACTTATTACTTGCCCCAGTAGTTGGGGCAATTATGGGGTTAGCCGTTGCTAATGCCACAGCAACACCCAATTGGTTGATTGCTCTTATTGGCGGTTCATTAGCCTTCGTTCTTCAACTGGTTCAAATTGGTTGGTTTTACCGATTGAAAGGCATACCACTATGGGCAGTCTTTATTCAAGATGCTTTATGTATTGCTTTAGTCTTTTTTGCCTTAGATGCTCCCACACACGGTGGATTAATTGCTTTAATTCTTCTATGGTTTGCTGTTCATAGTGCTAAAATTTGGTATCGCTGGTATCGCAAACGCTATCACGAAAGGTAA
- a CDS encoding NB-ARC domain-containing protein codes for MTVEEALVIVENLLGTVSLNDLQEVIFRQCWDHRTYPEIAEELGYDADYIKIVGFRLWKILSQAIGEKVTKDNLRSVLRRCNSRTVEAEIGVQQSKVKNYTLSPSCQDWGEAIDVSNFCGRSQELAILEQWIVQEHCRLVALLGMGGIGKTALSVKLGEQLQKRFEFVIWRSLHNAPTIEALLFNFVQILSYRKETYLPESLGDKIFQLISYLQRHSCLIVLDNIEAIFSGSESGLLTGQYKSEYEGYGELFKRIGELRHQSCLILTSREKPREVAILEGETLPVRSMSLSGLSTLEGQAILRCKGSFTGSWDDWHNLVQSYGGNPLALKIVATTIRDLFDGNIASFLLQGTVIFGDIQELLEQQFQRLSNLEQEIIYWLAINREPVTIAEIDSDLLSLISIAQLLEALQSLERRSLIEIVRGSAGNMSAFTLQPVLMEFVTNRFIQNVMKEIQEWEIRSQPLQLLKTYALIKATTKDYLKEIQIQLILNPIIEKLLSVFGSREQIKKQLSSMVVKLRGQKPIETGYVGGNIVNLFRQLKIDLSGFDFSQLTIWQADCKGLNLYKTNFTDSNLSKSTFTVNLSCTFIVALSPDGNLLATGDSQGKISLWQVTDGQQYLSWEAHIGWVRSIVFSADGQTLFSSSDDRSVKQWDVRNGQCLQVFPDPAGYVWSIALAEQQAVSSGRAILATCSMDQTLKLWDVETGECFKTLLAHQGWFCCVALSRDGQILASGSTDQTVKLWNVNTGVCLRIVHGHTSSIWSVAFSVDGKKVISGSANGTIRIWDTVTGECLHILESHTNHVWCVTCSPDGKTLASASSDRTIRLWDLQSGECLKTLQGHTNSIRSITFARDESTLIACDDDQITKFWNINTGQCFRTFQGYGSSMYFIAVSPAFKNLTNQIIASANEDQSVKLWNINTGTCLKTLKGHTNWVRAVVFSPDGRTLASASSDQTARIWDVQTGDCLYILRGHRNWLISIVYSPDGQTLATSSSDSTIRFWDVKTGQCQHVLHNSTSMILSLSYTHDGNFLIGSTGEDMSIQVWDVHTLECVKILQGHAHGVWGTALSPNGHMLASSSEDTTIKIWDFQTGECLLTLREHSHTVFSVAFSPNSRLLASGGGDRTVRIWDVETGECLKVLKGHTRWVFGVAFIHCHTCFPTVKNPILASSSQDGTIRLWDVETGECLKVLTSPRPYEGMNITGVTGLTEAQKTTLLALGAVEESTR; via the coding sequence ATGACTGTTGAAGAAGCGTTAGTCATTGTGGAAAATCTTCTGGGAACAGTGTCTTTAAATGACCTCCAAGAAGTGATTTTTCGCCAATGTTGGGACCACAGAACGTACCCAGAGATTGCCGAAGAATTGGGTTATGATGCCGATTACATCAAAATAGTGGGATTTCGTCTGTGGAAGATTCTATCGCAAGCGATTGGAGAAAAAGTAACTAAAGATAACCTTCGTTCTGTATTAAGAAGATGCAACTCCCGAACTGTGGAAGCGGAAATAGGGGTGCAACAGAGCAAGGTAAAAAATTACACCTTATCTCCCTCCTGTCAAGATTGGGGTGAAGCCATTGATGTTTCTAACTTTTGTGGGCGTTCTCAAGAACTGGCAATATTAGAGCAATGGATTGTTCAAGAGCACTGTCGGTTAGTTGCACTGTTGGGAATGGGGGGAATTGGAAAAACTGCTCTTTCTGTAAAGCTAGGTGAGCAATTACAGAAGCGGTTTGAGTTTGTTATTTGGCGTTCTCTCCACAATGCACCAACTATTGAAGCACTGCTATTTAATTTCGTTCAAATTCTTTCTTATCGAAAAGAAACTTATTTACCTGAGTCTCTTGGCGATAAAATTTTTCAGCTAATAAGTTATTTACAAAGACATTCCTGTCTGATCGTTCTAGATAATATAGAAGCAATTTTTTCTGGTAGCGAATCAGGGCTTCTTACGGGTCAATATAAGAGTGAGTATGAAGGATATGGTGAACTGTTTAAGCGAATTGGGGAATTACGGCATCAAAGTTGTCTCATTCTAACCAGTCGAGAAAAACCCAGGGAAGTTGCCATTCTTGAAGGTGAAACATTACCTGTCCGTTCCATGTCACTTTCTGGGCTATCAACTTTAGAAGGACAAGCAATTCTTCGTTGTAAAGGAAGTTTTACAGGTTCGTGGGATGATTGGCATAATTTAGTCCAATCTTATGGTGGCAATCCTTTAGCTTTGAAAATTGTAGCCACGACGATTCGAGATTTATTTGATGGTAATATTGCTAGTTTTCTGCTTCAAGGTACCGTTATATTTGGTGATATTCAAGAGCTTCTTGAGCAGCAGTTCCAGCGGTTGTCAAATTTAGAGCAAGAAATTATCTATTGGTTGGCAATTAACCGCGAACCAGTTACAATTGCAGAAATTGATTCAGATTTACTCTCTCTAATTTCTATTGCTCAATTATTAGAAGCACTGCAATCTTTAGAGAGACGCTCTTTGATTGAAATAGTTAGAGGTAGTGCAGGTAATATGTCTGCCTTTACACTACAACCAGTCTTAATGGAGTTTGTCACTAACCGTTTCATTCAAAATGTTATGAAAGAAATTCAAGAGTGGGAAATTAGAAGCCAGCCTTTGCAACTCTTGAAAACTTATGCTCTTATCAAAGCAACAACTAAAGATTATTTAAAAGAAATTCAAATTCAATTAATTCTTAATCCTATTATTGAAAAATTATTGTCCGTATTTGGTAGTAGAGAGCAGATTAAAAAACAATTATCTTCAATGGTTGTGAAGTTACGCGGACAGAAGCCAATTGAGACGGGTTATGTAGGCGGAAACATTGTCAATTTATTCCGTCAATTAAAGATAGATTTAAGCGGGTTTGATTTTTCTCAGCTTACAATTTGGCAAGCAGACTGTAAGGGATTAAATTTGTATAAAACAAATTTTACCGATTCCAATCTTTCCAAATCTACCTTTACTGTCAATCTCAGTTGTACTTTTATAGTGGCACTTAGCCCTGATGGCAATCTATTAGCAACAGGTGACAGTCAGGGCAAAATTTCACTGTGGCAGGTAACAGATGGACAACAATATTTAAGTTGGGAAGCACACATAGGTTGGGTACGTTCAATTGTGTTTAGTGCTGATGGTCAAACTCTATTCAGTAGCAGTGACGATCGCTCCGTCAAGCAATGGGATGTTCGGAACGGTCAATGTTTGCAGGTATTCCCCGATCCTGCGGGCTATGTTTGGTCTATCGCTTTAGCTGAACAACAAGCTGTTAGTAGCGGTCGCGCAATCCTTGCAACTTGTAGCATGGATCAAACGTTAAAGCTTTGGGATGTTGAAACAGGAGAATGTTTCAAAACTCTACTTGCTCATCAAGGTTGGTTCTGCTGTGTTGCTTTGAGTCGAGACGGGCAGATTTTAGCCAGTGGAAGCACTGACCAAACCGTCAAACTTTGGAATGTGAATACTGGGGTATGCTTGAGGATCGTACACGGACACACGAGTAGCATTTGGTCTGTAGCCTTTAGTGTAGATGGAAAAAAAGTTATTAGTGGTAGCGCTAACGGTACTATCAGAATTTGGGATACGGTAACCGGGGAGTGTCTGCATATACTGGAGAGCCATACAAACCATGTTTGGTGTGTCACCTGCAGCCCTGATGGCAAAACGTTAGCAAGTGCTAGTAGCGATCGCACAATTCGACTTTGGGATCTTCAAAGTGGGGAATGTTTAAAAACGCTTCAAGGACACACCAATAGCATACGGTCAATAACTTTTGCTAGAGATGAGTCTACTCTAATTGCTTGCGATGACGATCAAATAACTAAATTTTGGAATATAAACACCGGACAGTGTTTTAGAACTTTTCAAGGATATGGTAGCAGTATGTACTTCATTGCTGTGTCACCTGCTTTTAAAAATCTGACTAACCAAATAATTGCAAGTGCTAATGAAGACCAAAGTGTCAAACTGTGGAATATCAACACCGGAACTTGTCTCAAAACTTTGAAAGGACATACTAATTGGGTACGGGCTGTAGTATTTAGTCCCGATGGGCGAACTTTAGCAAGTGCTAGTTCCGATCAAACAGCAAGGATTTGGGATGTTCAAACAGGAGATTGCTTGTATATTTTGAGAGGTCACAGGAACTGGTTGATTTCAATTGTCTATAGCCCAGATGGGCAAACACTAGCAACCAGTAGCAGCGATAGCACAATTCGATTTTGGGATGTCAAAACCGGGCAATGCCAACACGTGTTGCACAATTCTACTAGTATGATTTTGTCATTGTCCTACACTCACGATGGCAATTTCCTAATTGGGAGTACTGGAGAAGATATGTCAATCCAAGTTTGGGATGTGCATACTCTAGAGTGCGTTAAAATTTTGCAAGGTCACGCTCACGGAGTTTGGGGAACGGCTCTTAGTCCAAACGGGCACATGCTGGCAAGTAGTAGTGAAGATACAACGATAAAAATTTGGGATTTCCAAACAGGTGAATGTTTGTTGACTTTGAGAGAACATTCTCATACAGTATTTAGCGTAGCTTTCAGTCCCAACAGTCGCCTCTTAGCAAGTGGAGGTGGCGATCGTACTGTGAGAATTTGGGATGTTGAAACAGGAGAGTGTTTGAAAGTTCTAAAAGGCCATACACGATGGGTTTTTGGCGTTGCATTCATCCATTGTCACACCTGCTTTCCTACAGTGAAAAATCCAATTCTTGCAAGCAGCAGTCAAGATGGAACTATCCGGTTATGGGATGTTGAGACAGGTGAATGCTTGAAAGTTCTTACAAGCCCGCGCCCTTATGAAGGAATGAACATCACAGGAGTGACTGGTCTGACTGAGGCTCAGAAAACAACTCTGTTGGCGCTAGGCGCAGTTGAAGAATCTACAAGGTAA
- the psbA gene encoding photosystem II q(b) protein: MTTTLQRRESTNVWEQFCEWITSTENRLYIGWFGILMVPTLLSATICFIIAFIAAPPVDIDGIREPVAGSLLYGNNIISAAVVPSSNAIGLHFYPIWEAASLDEWLYNGGPYQLVIFHFLIGVFCYLGREWELSYRLGMRPWICVAFSAPVAAATAVFLIYPIGQGSFSDGMPLGISGTFNFMLVFQAEHNILMHPFHQLGVVGVFGGAFASAMHGSFVTSALIRETTEIESANNGYKFGQEHETYNIMAVHAYYGRLIFQYVSWRNSRGLHFFLGALPVIGIWFTALGISTMAFNLNGFNFNQSVIDAQGRVISTWADILNRANLGMEVMHERNAHNFPLDLAAFDVTPVALQTPVIKG; encoded by the coding sequence ATGACCACAACCTTACAACGTCGCGAAAGCACTAATGTATGGGAACAGTTTTGCGAGTGGATTACCAGTACTGAAAATCGTTTATACATTGGATGGTTTGGTATACTGATGGTTCCCACTCTACTTTCTGCAACCATCTGCTTCATTATTGCTTTTATCGCTGCACCCCCTGTTGATATTGATGGCATTCGCGAACCTGTTGCAGGTTCTTTGCTCTATGGCAATAACATCATCTCAGCTGCTGTTGTTCCTTCGTCTAACGCAATTGGTTTGCACTTCTACCCCATTTGGGAAGCGGCTTCCTTAGATGAGTGGTTGTATAATGGCGGTCCATACCAGTTAGTGATTTTCCACTTCCTCATTGGCGTATTCTGTTATTTGGGACGTGAGTGGGAATTATCGTATCGTTTGGGAATGCGTCCTTGGATTTGTGTAGCATTCAGCGCACCAGTCGCCGCCGCAACCGCCGTGTTCTTAATCTATCCGATTGGACAAGGTTCATTCTCTGATGGTATGCCTTTAGGAATCAGTGGAACTTTCAACTTTATGTTGGTGTTCCAAGCAGAACACAACATCCTCATGCATCCCTTCCATCAATTAGGAGTTGTAGGTGTTTTTGGAGGTGCTTTTGCCTCTGCCATGCACGGTTCTTTTGTAACCTCTGCCCTCATTCGAGAAACAACTGAGATTGAGTCTGCCAATAACGGTTACAAATTTGGGCAAGAGCATGAAACTTACAATATTATGGCAGTTCATGCTTACTACGGGCGCTTGATTTTTCAATATGTTTCTTGGAGAAACAGCCGAGGTTTGCACTTCTTCTTAGGTGCTTTACCCGTAATTGGTATCTGGTTCACTGCGCTAGGTATTAGTACCATGGCATTTAACCTCAACGGTTTCAACTTCAACCAGTCCGTAATTGATGCTCAAGGTCGTGTAATTAGTACGTGGGCAGACATCCTAAATCGTGCCAACCTAGGTATGGAAGTGATGCACGAACGCAACGCTCACAACTTTCCCCTCGATTTAGCTGCCTTTGATGTTACACCTGTAGCTTTACAAACTCCCGTTATCAAAGGCTAA
- the hemH gene encoding ferrochelatase, protein MGRVGVLLLNLGGPDKLEDVGPFLYNLFSDPEIIRLPFSWLQKPLAWFIASRRTQKSQENYKQIGGGSPLRRVTEAQGDALKEQLSSQGQEANIYVGMRYWHPYTEEAIAKITQDKVEHLVILPLYPQFSISTSGSSFRLLERLWQEDPQLQQIDYTVIPSWYKQPGYLRAMADLIAQELDQLPNRDEVHIFFSAHGVPKSYVEEAGDPYQQEIEECTRLIMQTLNRPNPHILAYQSRVGPVEWLQPYTEDAIQELGAKGVKDLVVVPISFVSEHIETLQEIDIEYRELAEEVGIHNFRRVPALNTHPVFVKALADLVIEALKAPSFKLSQVAQMKKKVRIYPPERWEWGMTTSAEVWNGRIAMLGFIALIIELITGHGLLHMIGLL, encoded by the coding sequence ATGGGTCGCGTGGGCGTCTTGCTTCTTAATCTTGGTGGTCCAGATAAATTAGAGGATGTAGGGCCATTTCTCTATAACCTGTTTTCAGATCCAGAAATTATTCGCCTGCCATTCTCCTGGTTGCAAAAACCTCTAGCTTGGTTTATTGCCTCACGACGCACTCAAAAATCTCAAGAGAACTACAAGCAAATTGGAGGCGGTTCACCCTTGCGGCGCGTCACTGAAGCGCAAGGGGACGCCTTAAAAGAACAATTGTCCTCCCAAGGACAAGAAGCCAATATTTACGTTGGTATGCGTTACTGGCATCCTTATACTGAAGAAGCGATCGCCAAAATTACTCAAGACAAGGTAGAACACCTCGTTATTTTACCTCTGTATCCCCAGTTTTCCATTAGTACGAGTGGTTCGAGTTTCCGACTTTTAGAACGATTGTGGCAAGAAGACCCACAGCTGCAACAGATCGATTACACCGTTATTCCCTCTTGGTACAAACAACCGGGTTATCTTCGTGCAATGGCTGACTTGATAGCCCAAGAACTAGACCAACTTCCCAATCGTGATGAAGTTCATATCTTTTTTAGCGCTCACGGCGTTCCCAAAAGCTACGTTGAAGAAGCAGGCGATCCCTATCAACAAGAAATTGAAGAATGCACGCGCCTGATTATGCAAACCCTCAATCGACCCAATCCCCATATTTTGGCTTACCAAAGTCGTGTAGGTCCGGTAGAATGGCTCCAGCCATATACGGAAGACGCCATACAAGAACTAGGAGCAAAAGGTGTCAAAGATTTAGTCGTTGTGCCAATCAGTTTTGTTTCAGAACATATTGAAACACTGCAAGAAATTGATATCGAATATAGAGAACTTGCAGAAGAAGTAGGGATTCACAACTTCCGACGCGTACCAGCGCTGAACACGCATCCCGTTTTTGTGAAAGCACTAGCCGACTTAGTCATTGAAGCATTGAAAGCACCCAGCTTTAAGCTTTCCCAAGTCGCTCAAATGAAGAAGAAGGTGAGAATTTACCCACCAGAGCGTTGGGAATGGGGGATGACTACCAGCGCAGAAGTTTGGAATGGTCGTATTGCTATGCTGGGCTTCATTGCGTTGATTATTGAGTTAATTACAGGTCACGGTTTGCTACATATGATTGGATTGTTGTAG
- the lpxD gene encoding UDP-3-O-(3-hydroxymyristoyl)glucosamine N-acyltransferase: protein MKFSEIIQKLGDIAASNSLIFNTNLDPEITGLASVDEATALNLSYIEGEKFASWVGKTNAGALILPKNEVLQAQAQERGIVWIAVPEPRLAFANVITLFYQPWRPVSEIHPTAVIHPTAKVGQNVYIGAHVVIQPEVEIGDGVCIHPNVVIYPNSKIGDRTTLHANCTIHERTRIGADCVIHSGTVIGAEGFGFVPTAKGWVKMEQSGCTVLEDGVEVGCNSAIDRPAVGETRVGRNTKIDNLVQVGHGCQIGPGCALAGQSAMAGGAKLGKGVILAGQAGVSNQVKMGDRSIASAQAGVHNDVAPGEIVSGAPAIPYKRYLKVSAILNRLPDMYQTLKQLQRKFND, encoded by the coding sequence ATGAAATTTAGCGAAATTATACAAAAACTTGGTGATATTGCTGCTTCTAATAGCCTAATTTTTAACACAAACCTCGATCCGGAAATCACAGGGTTGGCATCTGTTGATGAAGCAACAGCTCTTAATCTGAGCTACATAGAAGGAGAAAAATTTGCCTCTTGGGTTGGGAAAACAAACGCTGGTGCTTTAATTTTGCCTAAAAATGAAGTGTTGCAAGCACAAGCACAAGAGCGAGGTATTGTTTGGATTGCAGTACCGGAACCACGGCTTGCATTTGCTAATGTCATTACACTGTTTTACCAACCTTGGCGTCCGGTTTCAGAAATTCATCCCACTGCTGTTATTCACCCGACTGCTAAAGTAGGCCAGAATGTTTACATTGGTGCTCATGTTGTCATTCAGCCGGAGGTAGAAATTGGTGATGGAGTTTGCATCCATCCTAATGTCGTGATTTATCCAAATTCTAAGATAGGCGATCGCACAACTTTACACGCCAACTGTACGATTCACGAACGCACTCGTATTGGTGCAGATTGTGTGATTCACAGTGGTACTGTCATTGGTGCTGAAGGCTTTGGTTTTGTTCCTACTGCTAAAGGGTGGGTAAAAATGGAGCAATCGGGCTGTACTGTTTTGGAAGATGGTGTAGAAGTGGGATGTAACAGTGCCATCGATCGCCCTGCGGTAGGAGAAACACGGGTAGGTCGCAACACAAAGATTGATAATTTAGTCCAAGTAGGTCATGGTTGCCAAATAGGTCCTGGTTGTGCTCTTGCAGGTCAGTCTGCAATGGCGGGAGGTGCTAAACTTGGCAAGGGTGTTATTTTAGCCGGTCAAGCTGGAGTGAGCAATCAAGTTAAGATGGGCGATCGGTCTATCGCATCTGCACAAGCAGGCGTCCATAATGATGTTGCTCCCGGAGAAATTGTTTCTGGCGCACCTGCCATACCTTATAAAAGATATTTGAAGGTGTCAGCTATTTTGAATCGCTTACCAGATATGTATCAAACTTTAAAACAGTTACAACGGAAATTTAATGATTAG
- a CDS encoding murein transglycosylase A, with amino-acid sequence MKRKLALVSLCLGMASIAPVFSVFAQVPGYPPYPTQNRPETWSPQPSQPEELQPLVPIEPVVDCTSTSRCLGYDEQIWSGDGRQGDWKALLTSIDNSLRYLATKEAIAAYQNYPIREFTLDRVRRSLVRFRELVVSAKSPADLQAAVSREFTFYQSVGNDGNGTVKFTAYYQPVYSASRTRTSVYKYPIYALPANFKQWAKPHPKRVQLEGKNGLLGNQSRLRGLELFWFRDRLDAYLIHIQGSAQLNLTDGSVTSVGYAGATDYPWTSIGGELIKDGKLPAKGLTMPVMIKYFKQNPNAMNVYLPRWERFIFFKETNGEQARGSIRVPVTAERSIATDKSLMPPGALALINANFPYLSENERLTYRTVNRYVLDQDTGSAIKGPGRVDYFMGTGKIAGDRAGVTGGNGTLYYLLLKE; translated from the coding sequence ATGAAAAGAAAGCTTGCTTTAGTTTCTTTATGTCTGGGAATGGCTTCGATCGCTCCAGTATTCTCAGTTTTTGCTCAGGTTCCCGGTTACCCCCCTTATCCAACACAAAATCGACCTGAGACTTGGTCACCACAACCAAGCCAACCCGAAGAACTTCAACCGTTAGTACCCATTGAGCCTGTTGTTGACTGTACCTCAACCTCTAGATGTTTGGGTTATGACGAACAAATTTGGAGTGGAGACGGCAGACAGGGTGATTGGAAAGCGCTGTTAACATCAATAGATAACAGCTTGCGTTATCTAGCAACTAAAGAAGCTATTGCAGCATACCAGAACTATCCCATTAGAGAGTTTACTCTCGACCGCGTTCGTAGGAGTTTGGTGCGCTTCCGCGAGCTTGTTGTCAGTGCTAAATCACCTGCAGATCTACAAGCGGCTGTGAGTCGGGAGTTTACTTTCTACCAGTCTGTTGGGAACGATGGGAATGGAACTGTTAAGTTTACTGCCTACTATCAACCAGTTTATTCTGCCAGTCGAACTCGCACATCTGTCTATAAGTATCCAATTTATGCTTTGCCAGCCAATTTCAAGCAGTGGGCAAAACCACACCCAAAACGAGTTCAGTTGGAAGGCAAAAATGGTTTGTTAGGCAATCAAAGCCGATTGCGTGGTTTGGAATTATTTTGGTTTCGCGATCGCTTGGATGCATACTTGATTCATATCCAAGGTTCTGCCCAACTAAACTTAACTGATGGTTCTGTGACATCTGTTGGTTACGCAGGCGCAACAGATTATCCCTGGACAAGTATCGGAGGAGAACTTATCAAAGATGGCAAACTCCCTGCAAAGGGTTTAACAATGCCAGTCATGATTAAATATTTCAAGCAAAATCCCAATGCAATGAATGTTTACCTTCCACGCTGGGAACGGTTTATTTTCTTTAAAGAAACGAACGGTGAACAAGCCAGGGGAAGCATTCGCGTACCAGTCACAGCAGAACGTTCTATTGCGACTGATAAATCTCTTATGCCACCAGGAGCGTTAGCTCTCATTAATGCTAACTTTCCATATCTCAGTGAAAACGAACGCTTGACTTACCGTACTGTCAACCGTTACGTGCTCGACCAAGATACGGGAAGTGCAATCAAAGGTCCGGGACGGGTGGATTATTTTATGGGTACTGGTAAGATTGCAGGCGATCGCGCTGGTGTAACAGGCGGTAACGGCACGTTATATTATTTATTGCTGAAAGAGTAG
- a CDS encoding CoA-binding protein gives MPLLRLNDSAIHQVLTHAKVIAVVGHSDKPYRTSYQIAQFMRNVGYTVYPVNPQVQEIDSQPSYPSLKTIPEPVDIVNVFRRSEYLSEIVNEAIDINAKTIWAQLGVADEVAAQKALNAGLNVVMDSCIKVEYLRLGIR, from the coding sequence ATGCCACTCCTAAGATTGAATGACAGTGCCATACATCAAGTGTTGACCCATGCAAAAGTCATTGCTGTAGTGGGTCATTCAGATAAACCATATCGTACTAGCTATCAAATTGCTCAATTTATGCGGAATGTGGGTTACACTGTTTATCCCGTGAACCCACAAGTTCAAGAAATTGACTCTCAGCCCAGTTATCCTTCTCTCAAAACAATTCCAGAGCCAGTAGATATCGTCAACGTCTTCCGGCGTTCTGAGTACTTGAGTGAAATCGTTAATGAAGCAATAGACATTAATGCTAAAACTATTTGGGCGCAATTGGGTGTTGCTGATGAGGTAGCAGCACAAAAAGCATTGAATGCGGGACTGAATGTGGTGATGGATTCTTGTATAAAAGTTGAGTATTTACGTTTGGGAATTAGATAA